One genomic segment of Pseudonocardia sp. T1-2H includes these proteins:
- a CDS encoding shikimate kinase, with protein sequence MSEQGRPTLVLVGPPGSGKSTVGRVLGRRLGVGFTDVDAEIEARIGKTIADMFLQDGEVAFRALEREVVAELLSRDCGVLALGGGSVLAEATRVKLRGHRVVSLTVGLADGLRRTGMSTARPLLAGVNPRATFRALLDARAPLYREVATVEVDTVRRSANQVAAAVLAALGEGPDELPPAAADAVDPDDRPTPHEDSPLPDPVLGRPQG encoded by the coding sequence ATGAGTGAGCAGGGCCGGCCCACGTTGGTGCTCGTCGGGCCCCCGGGTTCGGGCAAGAGCACGGTCGGCAGGGTCCTGGGCAGGCGTCTCGGCGTCGGCTTCACCGATGTCGACGCCGAGATCGAGGCGCGGATCGGCAAGACCATCGCGGACATGTTCCTGCAGGACGGCGAGGTCGCCTTCCGCGCGCTCGAACGCGAGGTCGTCGCGGAGCTGCTGTCCCGGGACTGCGGCGTGCTGGCGCTCGGCGGCGGGTCCGTGCTGGCCGAGGCCACGCGGGTGAAGCTGCGCGGGCACCGGGTGGTGTCGCTGACCGTCGGGCTGGCGGACGGGCTGCGCCGCACCGGCATGTCCACCGCGCGCCCGCTGCTCGCCGGGGTCAACCCGCGCGCGACGTTCCGGGCCCTGCTCGACGCCCGCGCCCCGCTCTACCGCGAGGTCGCGACGGTCGAGGTGGACACCGTGCGCCGGAGCGCGAACCAGGTGGCCGCGGCGGTGCTGGCGGCGCTCGGCGAGGGCCCCGACGAGCTGCCGCCGGCGGCCGCGGACGCCGTGGACCCGGACGACCGTCCCACCCCCCACGAGGACTCGCCGCTGCCTGATCCGGTGCTGGGCCGCCCCCAGGGCTGA
- the aroQ gene encoding type II 3-dehydroquinate dehydratase, translating into MTRRVLVLNGPNLNRLGTREPGIYGATTYADLVELCVKKGAELGLEVEVRQTNHEGELLGWLHDAADAGTPVVLNPAAWTHTSVAVRDACAMLTAPLVEVHISNVHTREEFRHHSYVSAVATGTIVGLGVQGYPLALSWIAQQ; encoded by the coding sequence ATGACCCGGCGGGTACTGGTCCTCAACGGCCCGAACCTCAACCGGCTCGGCACCCGCGAGCCCGGCATCTACGGCGCGACGACGTACGCGGACCTCGTCGAGCTGTGCGTCAAGAAGGGCGCGGAGCTGGGCCTGGAGGTCGAGGTCCGGCAGACGAACCACGAGGGAGAGCTGCTGGGCTGGCTGCACGACGCCGCGGACGCGGGCACGCCGGTCGTCCTCAACCCGGCGGCGTGGACGCACACCTCCGTCGCGGTCCGGGACGCGTGCGCGATGCTCACCGCGCCGCTGGTCGAGGTGCACATCAGCAACGTGCACACCCGCGAGGAGTTTCGCCACCACAGCTACGTCAGCGCGGTCGCGACGGGCACGATCGTCGGCCTCGGCGTCCAGGGCTACCCCCTCGCCCTGAGCTGGATCGCCCAGCAGTAA
- a CDS encoding MBL fold metallo-hydrolase, which produces MNAGTSGGTEGLYFRQLLSGQDYAVGDPIATQMVNFSYLIGDLATREAVVVDPAYAPGDLLDVLEADGMRLTGVLVTHHHPDHVGGRMMDFDLTGLAELLGRAPVPVHVQRAEADWVTKVTGIAASDLTPHDNDDLLQVGSVPIRLLHTPGHTPGSQCFLVGQGHGGRLVAGDTLFLQGCGRTDFPGGDVEAMYTSLQRLATLAGNPVVYPGHRYSDDSSSPLLDVRRSNVVFRPRSQEEFVMAFG; this is translated from the coding sequence GTGAACGCAGGCACCAGCGGCGGTACCGAGGGTCTCTACTTCCGGCAGCTGCTCTCCGGCCAGGACTACGCCGTGGGCGACCCGATCGCCACGCAGATGGTCAACTTCTCCTACCTGATCGGGGACCTCGCGACGCGCGAGGCGGTCGTCGTCGATCCCGCGTACGCGCCCGGGGACCTGCTCGACGTCCTCGAGGCCGACGGGATGCGGCTCACCGGGGTACTGGTGACGCACCACCATCCGGACCACGTCGGCGGCCGGATGATGGACTTCGACCTGACCGGGCTCGCCGAGCTGCTCGGCCGCGCACCGGTCCCCGTGCACGTCCAGCGGGCGGAGGCGGACTGGGTCACCAAGGTCACCGGGATCGCCGCGAGCGACCTCACCCCGCACGACAACGACGACCTGCTGCAGGTCGGGAGCGTGCCGATCCGGCTGCTGCACACCCCCGGGCACACGCCGGGCAGCCAGTGCTTCCTGGTCGGGCAGGGCCACGGCGGGCGGCTCGTCGCCGGGGACACGCTGTTCCTGCAGGGCTGCGGCCGCACGGACTTCCCGGGCGGGGACGTCGAGGCGATGTACACCAGCCTGCAGCGGCTCGCCACGCTCGCCGGGAACCCCGTCGTCTACCCGGGTCACCGGTACTCCGACGACTCCAGCTCGCCGCTGCTGGACGTCCGGAGGAGCAACGTGGTCTTCCGCCCCCGCTCGCAGGAGGAGTTCGTGATGGCCTTCGGCTGA
- a CDS encoding M24 family metallopeptidase, producing MSHASRRTALRALVRQAGLDALLVTDLVNIRYLTGFTGSNAALLLHTDGDARTRFGTDGRYLTQSAAQVPDLEPVIERATARALIGRAAALDVAALGFESDAVTVEEHRVLVDAAEGVTLERAPGLVQQLRVVKDDTEIDALRRACAIADAALAGLIAAGGIREGRTERDVALDLEERMRRLGAQAPAFESIVAAGANSAIPHHSPTGAQLRRGDLVKLDFGALVDGYHSDMTRTLVLGPPAEWQRELYDLVARSQAAGRAAVLPGTEVSDVDKASRSVIADAGRGGQFLHGLGHGVGLQIHEAPALSASGRGALAEGMAVTVEPGVYLEGRGGVRIEDTLVVRAGAAEPITLTTRELVEL from the coding sequence ATGTCTCACGCGTCCCGCCGGACGGCTCTGCGTGCGCTCGTCCGGCAGGCCGGGCTCGACGCCCTGCTGGTCACCGACCTGGTCAACATCCGGTACCTGACCGGGTTCACCGGTTCCAACGCCGCGCTGCTCCTGCACACCGACGGCGACGCCCGGACCCGGTTCGGCACCGACGGCCGCTACCTGACCCAGTCCGCCGCGCAGGTGCCGGACCTGGAGCCGGTCATCGAGCGCGCGACGGCCCGGGCGCTGATCGGGCGGGCCGCGGCGCTGGACGTCGCGGCGCTGGGCTTCGAGTCCGACGCCGTCACCGTCGAGGAGCACCGCGTGCTCGTCGACGCGGCCGAGGGCGTCACCCTGGAACGCGCGCCCGGGTTGGTCCAGCAGCTGCGGGTGGTGAAGGACGACACCGAGATCGACGCCCTGCGCCGGGCCTGCGCGATCGCCGACGCCGCGCTGGCAGGGCTGATCGCGGCCGGGGGGATCCGGGAGGGCCGCACGGAGCGCGACGTCGCGCTGGACCTGGAGGAGCGGATGCGCCGGCTCGGCGCGCAGGCCCCGGCGTTCGAGTCGATCGTCGCCGCCGGCGCGAACTCCGCCATCCCCCACCACAGCCCGACCGGCGCGCAGCTGCGCCGCGGCGACCTGGTGAAGCTGGACTTCGGCGCGCTCGTCGACGGCTACCACTCGGACATGACCCGCACGCTCGTCCTCGGGCCCCCGGCGGAGTGGCAGCGCGAGCTGTACGACCTGGTCGCCCGCTCCCAGGCCGCCGGCCGGGCCGCGGTGCTGCCGGGGACCGAGGTGTCCGACGTCGACAAGGCGTCCCGGAGCGTGATCGCGGACGCGGGCCGCGGCGGGCAGTTCCTGCACGGGCTGGGGCACGGGGTCGGGCTGCAGATCCACGAGGCGCCGGCGCTCTCGGCGTCGGGGCGGGGCGCGCTGGCCGAGGGCATGGCGGTGACCGTCGAGCCGGGCGTCTACCTGGAGGGGCGCGGCGGGGTGCGGATCGAGGACACGCTCGTCGTCCGGGCGGGCGCGGCGGAGCCGATCACGCTGACCACGCGCGAGCTCGTCGAGCTGTAG